A window of the Isosphaera pallida ATCC 43644 genome harbors these coding sequences:
- a CDS encoding sugar phosphate isomerase/epimerase family protein translates to MFLSCFTNCYGPAGVRVAVEKIREAGINHLELALRGHNLGGLVIPESVVITEKADDVTASAFVDHLKRYEVRVSGCNVGGGDPATAEGRDLTIRRLRFAARWFGVSVVVSGAGRPQTNQERACVIENLQAIGEAAREAGLVVALETHGGPTQNADAMLQLMAEVDHPYIRLNFDTGNIAYYNRGLDPVAELERVKHLVANVHLKDNRGGFEDWFFPAAGEGGAVDFRAVKQVLDSVNFTGACVIEIEGIGGEPEPGLEERHRRVAASVRHLRSCGFP, encoded by the coding sequence ATGTTTCTCAGCTGTTTCACCAACTGTTATGGTCCTGCCGGTGTGCGTGTCGCCGTCGAGAAAATCCGCGAGGCCGGAATCAACCACCTTGAACTGGCGCTGCGGGGCCACAACCTGGGCGGCCTGGTGATTCCCGAGTCGGTCGTCATTACCGAGAAGGCCGACGACGTGACCGCTTCTGCGTTTGTTGATCATCTCAAACGCTATGAGGTGCGCGTGTCCGGCTGCAATGTGGGGGGGGGCGATCCTGCCACTGCCGAGGGCCGCGATCTGACCATCCGCCGTCTCCGCTTCGCCGCCCGCTGGTTCGGCGTTTCCGTTGTGGTCTCTGGAGCGGGACGCCCCCAAACCAACCAGGAACGCGCCTGTGTGATCGAAAATCTCCAGGCCATCGGCGAGGCCGCCCGCGAAGCCGGCCTCGTCGTGGCGTTGGAGACCCACGGCGGTCCAACCCAGAACGCCGACGCCATGCTCCAACTCATGGCGGAGGTCGATCATCCCTACATCCGTTTGAATTTCGACACGGGTAACATCGCCTACTACAACCGCGGCTTGGACCCGGTGGCCGAACTGGAACGGGTCAAGCATCTGGTGGCCAACGTCCACCTCAAGGACAACCGGGGCGGCTTTGAGGACTGGTTCTTTCCTGCCGCCGGCGAGGGCGGCGCGGTGGACTTCCGCGCCGTCAAGCAGGTGCTGGACTCCGTGAACTTCACGGGAGCTTGCGTCATCGAGATCGAAGGGATCGGCGGCGAGCCGGAACCCGGCCTGGAGGAACGACACCGCCGAGTTGCTGCCAGCGTCCGCCACCTGCGATCCTGCGGGTTTCCCTGA
- a CDS encoding serine/threonine protein kinase → MQPAWQFLRIIGAAVLQHGRDQLPKRYLHRVLPEVAQTVWNEWGQRVDEETRIQTLSATARAMGKIRPYVEMVVDDIAPNQPETVRKPLLTYLSVIPSSIRIALRRPNDPKGLSVPHWLVPREADDLLIFMPSSVPVFEPGAKPLPDVDWELTDLLGVGGFGEVWKAQNPTFSSVPPVVLKFCLDPKGSNRAFRHEAAILTQAMPNKPHPGIVELRATYMNHNPPCLEFEYISGGDLIQWFKGRKREHGPLDARKATWIVHRLARIVGYFHTRKPPIVHRDLKPANILVRRVGRRMEFKICDFGIGGLASSEPSGVMEEITSRRLIKRSAMKGYHTKDYASPQQIKGGPPDPRDDVHALGVIWFQLLMNDLRLPAPTGLDWIEDLAHHGFNREQLELISSCFQSRADLRPPNARVLAQEIAQRFRSILQPHGGKHSPRSRSTVAAKSSLSRATPPPNGPAQGESPSKGGLFSRFFSK, encoded by the coding sequence ATGCAACCCGCATGGCAGTTTTTACGCATCATCGGAGCGGCGGTTCTCCAGCATGGTCGCGACCAGCTTCCCAAGCGCTATCTTCACCGCGTCCTTCCCGAGGTGGCCCAAACCGTTTGGAACGAATGGGGCCAACGGGTCGATGAGGAGACGCGGATTCAGACCCTGTCGGCCACTGCGCGGGCGATGGGCAAAATCCGCCCCTACGTCGAGATGGTGGTGGACGACATTGCGCCCAACCAGCCGGAAACCGTGCGCAAGCCGCTGCTGACGTATCTGAGCGTGATTCCCTCCTCGATTCGGATTGCGCTACGTCGTCCCAACGACCCCAAAGGATTGTCAGTGCCCCACTGGCTGGTGCCGCGTGAGGCCGACGATTTGCTAATCTTCATGCCCAGCTCGGTCCCAGTGTTCGAGCCGGGTGCCAAACCGCTGCCGGATGTGGATTGGGAGTTGACCGACCTGCTGGGCGTCGGCGGCTTCGGCGAAGTCTGGAAGGCCCAAAATCCAACGTTCTCCAGCGTGCCGCCGGTGGTATTGAAGTTCTGTCTGGACCCCAAGGGCAGCAACCGCGCCTTCCGTCACGAGGCAGCGATTCTTACCCAGGCGATGCCCAACAAGCCCCACCCGGGGATTGTCGAGTTACGCGCCACCTACATGAACCACAACCCCCCGTGTTTAGAGTTCGAATACATCTCCGGCGGGGATCTGATTCAGTGGTTCAAAGGTCGGAAGCGGGAACACGGCCCGCTCGACGCCCGCAAGGCCACCTGGATCGTCCACCGCCTCGCCCGCATCGTCGGCTACTTTCACACCCGCAAGCCGCCGATTGTCCACCGCGACCTCAAACCGGCCAACATCCTGGTCCGGCGGGTCGGCCGCCGCATGGAGTTCAAAATCTGCGACTTTGGCATCGGCGGCCTCGCCTCGTCCGAACCCTCCGGAGTCATGGAGGAGATCACCTCACGCCGACTCATCAAACGTTCGGCGATGAAAGGTTACCACACCAAGGATTACGCCTCGCCTCAACAGATCAAGGGCGGTCCCCCCGACCCCCGCGACGACGTCCACGCTCTGGGGGTCATCTGGTTCCAACTCCTTATGAACGACCTGAGACTGCCCGCCCCCACTGGCTTGGACTGGATCGAGGACCTAGCGCACCATGGTTTCAACCGGGAACAACTGGAACTCATTTCCAGCTGCTTTCAATCCCGGGCCGATCTGCGTCCCCCTAACGCCCGCGTCCTCGCCCAGGAGATCGCCCAGCGTTTCCGCTCCATCCTTCAACCCCATGGCGGCAAACATTCGCCCCGCAGCCGCTCCACTGTCGCCGCCAAATCGAGCCTCAGCCGCGCCACCCCGCCGCCTAATGGTCCTGCCCAGGGCGAATCCCCCAGCAAAGGCGGCCTCTTCTCCCGCTTCTTCAGCAAGTGA